In one window of Lacticaseibacillus casei DSM 20011 = JCM 1134 = ATCC 393 DNA:
- a CDS encoding deoxynucleoside kinase, with product MIYILGSIGAGKTSLTKVLSKDMEAPAYYEDVEGNGMIANMLQKFYGAGADSRKRTGAMLQIAFLTFRYQQLKKAVTQENAIMDSSLESDFVMASQLHKHGEIDDVDYNVYVTLSQEMQSNVNGSPWNGLPDLAVYLKIDPDHELDEIQNRGRDMEDIRQKPELVDYYRRVNTAYQEWAKGYTRSSMITVDRDRYDFIHSAADRATVLDQIETKLVDLGKLSPKEFDALQAKHAADPISKFA from the coding sequence GTGATCTACATTCTGGGTAGTATTGGTGCAGGAAAGACTTCATTGACAAAAGTTTTGTCGAAAGATATGGAAGCCCCTGCGTATTATGAAGATGTTGAAGGCAACGGCATGATTGCCAATATGTTGCAGAAATTTTATGGTGCCGGAGCGGACAGTCGCAAGCGCACAGGCGCCATGTTGCAGATTGCTTTTCTAACCTTCCGTTATCAGCAATTAAAAAAAGCCGTTACCCAAGAAAATGCCATTATGGATTCATCGCTTGAGTCCGACTTTGTGATGGCATCACAGTTACATAAGCATGGTGAAATCGATGATGTCGATTACAATGTTTATGTCACGTTGTCACAGGAGATGCAGAGCAATGTCAACGGTAGTCCGTGGAACGGTTTGCCGGATTTGGCAGTTTATCTGAAAATCGATCCAGACCACGAGCTTGATGAGATTCAAAATCGCGGTCGGGATATGGAAGATATTCGCCAAAAGCCGGAGTTAGTGGATTATTATCGGCGGGTGAATACCGCTTATCAAGAGTGGGCCAAGGGTTACACCCGCTCGTCTATGATAACGGTGGATCGCGATCGTTACGATTTCATTCATTCCGCAGCTGATCGCGCAACTGTGCTTGATCAAATTGAAACTAAGTTGGTTGATTTGGGTAAATTGTCGCCTAAAGAATTCGATGCTCTACAAGCCAAACATGCAGCCGACCCGATCTCGAAATTTGCTTGA
- a CDS encoding ABC transporter permease, whose product MINQIRADFYRQLHTVGMYIMLAVTIVYALLAVLAKSVGGVTVSVGSSVFTQIADRPWTVLFGLKAANMTATLLLYFFIGVFVIVFGYEFTQKVYKNTLISGISRLQFILAKYLVMLLDLLILVTVNFGMVLIGGLIKGRALGGDWSTILQTMGLGIVAATFFLSVVFSLGVFLLIATGSMTIVTIVVVLFPILIEVLNLIAHWGWLKYFNFFGVSQSLGVGSMKMSALPLYIAVSFGFLIVMIGLSVLILRRKEL is encoded by the coding sequence ATGATTAATCAAATTCGCGCAGACTTCTATCGGCAACTACATACGGTCGGCATGTATATCATGCTGGCTGTGACAATCGTTTATGCTTTATTGGCAGTGCTAGCCAAAAGTGTTGGTGGCGTCACGGTGTCTGTTGGCAGCAGCGTTTTTACCCAAATTGCTGATCGGCCATGGACGGTGTTGTTTGGTTTGAAAGCCGCCAATATGACCGCGACGCTATTGTTGTACTTCTTTATTGGCGTCTTCGTGATTGTCTTTGGGTACGAATTTACACAAAAAGTTTACAAAAACACGTTGATTTCCGGAATCTCGCGACTGCAATTCATATTGGCAAAATATTTGGTGATGTTGTTGGACCTGTTGATTTTGGTTACGGTTAACTTTGGCATGGTGCTTATCGGTGGGTTAATCAAAGGCAGAGCATTAGGCGGAGATTGGTCAACAATCTTGCAGACAATGGGACTAGGCATTGTTGCAGCGACCTTTTTTCTGAGTGTTGTTTTCAGTCTCGGCGTTTTCTTGTTGATCGCAACCGGCTCGATGACAATTGTTACGATTGTCGTGGTGCTTTTCCCGATACTCATCGAAGTCCTCAATCTTATCGCACATTGGGGCTGGCTCAAGTATTTTAATTTCTTTGGTGTTTCGCAGAGTCTCGGCGTTGGCAGTATGAAAATGAGCGCGTTGCCGCTATATATTGCGGTGAGTTTTGGCTTTTTGATTGTGATGATTGGGTTGTCGGTTTTGATTTTGCGGCGGAAGGAATTGTAG
- a CDS encoding peptide ABC transporter substrate-binding protein, with amino-acid sequence MKTQQKWLVMMTAELTLVLAACGQSSAKTSSSASKQQVWHRMESDVLQTLDPSKASEGVSGQAIIDTMNGLYKYEGHDLQPAMATKIVKPTNNGLTYTFKLRNAKWSDGSPVTAQDFVFAWQRTVNPVTKSSQANMYSGIQNADDIRAGKKPASTLGVKALNDKTLEVTLEHPIPYFNSLLNNVAFFPQPAKQVQKWGDKYGSKSAYTLSNGAFKSKDWSGTGDKWVEVKNNQYWNKKNVHLTQIDVQVVKDSNTALDLYHTGKLDDATLTGQLAAQQKGKTGYVANKRARTYFLELNENKVPAFKNTKIRQAISMAINRDSFVKNVLADGSIVARGITPADLSQLPNSSTDFATAVAKGTKAVTSYDKKKAQTLWEQGLKETGLKSVSVELLGDDVDAVKATQEYLQGTLQENLPGLKISIASVPAKNRQQRASDRNFDMVLSTWGADYPDPNTYLDLFTSTSEYNHGQWQNSDYDKLMTKANTTDANDPTARFKDMMQAEQLLVNQAGAIPLYQLVAARMVNPKMHDLKTSPGNSFNFVYAYLK; translated from the coding sequence TTGAAAACGCAACAAAAATGGCTCGTGATGATGACCGCTGAACTGACTCTGGTTCTGGCTGCATGCGGCCAGTCATCAGCTAAAACCAGTTCTAGTGCGAGCAAGCAGCAGGTCTGGCACCGAATGGAATCGGATGTTTTACAAACGCTCGACCCTAGCAAAGCATCCGAAGGCGTCTCTGGGCAAGCGATCATTGACACTATGAATGGCCTTTATAAGTATGAAGGACATGATTTACAACCGGCGATGGCAACGAAAATTGTCAAGCCAACCAATAATGGCCTAACCTATACGTTTAAACTGCGAAATGCAAAGTGGAGCGATGGCTCGCCGGTGACCGCTCAGGATTTTGTTTTCGCATGGCAGCGCACGGTTAACCCAGTCACGAAATCATCGCAGGCCAACATGTATTCCGGCATTCAAAACGCCGATGACATTCGCGCTGGAAAGAAACCTGCGTCAACGTTGGGCGTCAAGGCGCTTAACGACAAAACACTGGAAGTTACCTTGGAACATCCCATCCCATATTTCAATAGTCTATTGAACAACGTCGCCTTTTTCCCACAACCAGCAAAACAGGTTCAAAAATGGGGCGACAAGTACGGCAGTAAATCTGCCTACACACTCTCTAATGGCGCCTTTAAGTCAAAAGACTGGAGCGGGACCGGCGATAAATGGGTGGAAGTCAAGAATAACCAGTATTGGAATAAAAAGAACGTTCACCTGACGCAAATCGATGTTCAGGTTGTCAAAGACAGCAATACCGCGCTTGACCTTTATCATACCGGCAAACTGGATGACGCCACGTTAACCGGTCAGCTCGCTGCTCAGCAAAAAGGTAAAACTGGGTATGTTGCCAACAAGCGGGCGCGCACTTACTTTTTGGAGTTGAATGAAAATAAGGTGCCGGCTTTTAAGAACACTAAAATTCGCCAAGCAATTTCAATGGCGATCAACCGTGATTCTTTTGTCAAAAATGTGCTCGCTGACGGCTCGATCGTTGCCCGCGGTATTACGCCTGCCGACCTCAGCCAGTTGCCAAATAGCTCGACAGATTTCGCAACCGCCGTCGCTAAAGGCACTAAAGCTGTCACGTCTTACGACAAGAAAAAGGCCCAGACACTTTGGGAACAAGGGTTGAAGGAAACCGGCCTCAAGAGTGTCAGTGTTGAATTGCTCGGTGATGATGTTGATGCGGTTAAAGCTACACAAGAGTATCTTCAGGGAACGTTACAGGAAAATCTGCCGGGGCTTAAAATCAGTATCGCCAGTGTGCCGGCCAAAAATCGCCAACAACGCGCGTCAGACCGCAATTTTGATATGGTTCTGAGTACGTGGGGTGCCGATTATCCCGATCCCAACACGTATCTGGATCTTTTCACTAGCACGAGTGAGTACAACCACGGTCAATGGCAAAACAGCGACTATGATAAGCTCATGACCAAGGCCAACACAACTGATGCGAATGATCCGACAGCGCGATTCAAAGACATGATGCAAGCCGAACAACTGTTAGTCAATCAGGCCGGCGCCATTCCGCTTTATCAGCTCGTCGCGGCCCGGATGGTAAATCCGAAAATGCACGATCTCAAAACCAGTCCCGGGAACAGTTTTAACTTTGTCTATGCCTATTTGAAGTAA
- the pnuC gene encoding nicotinamide riboside transporter PnuC, producing the protein MQTSGNYFSWLLHQLKGWPQQNYYLFWFAFGCQLMTLVDAKITAVTVITFIGTTLGVLCVLAINATKAVNGWLGLLSAACFIFVGFTARNYLSMFEQVAYVITLDLPVLISVRTWNDDTKNHLKTFNLQKWVLSIGFTLVVWAVSAYLIGQYTNDPRPIYDGMAFAISLTGGIVCFLRYNNQYFWWLFSGIAQLILWAVTFAQGDASLAMAINSSIYVINDILAFTVSPWFNRGRKQLGLKAL; encoded by the coding sequence GTGCAAACGTCTGGGAATTATTTTAGTTGGTTGCTGCATCAGTTAAAGGGATGGCCGCAACAAAATTATTATTTGTTTTGGTTTGCTTTTGGCTGTCAGCTCATGACGCTGGTGGATGCCAAAATAACGGCAGTAACAGTGATTACCTTCATCGGCACCACACTTGGCGTTCTGTGTGTCTTGGCCATCAACGCGACCAAAGCCGTTAATGGCTGGCTAGGTCTGTTGAGTGCCGCGTGCTTTATTTTTGTTGGGTTCACCGCCCGCAATTATCTTTCGATGTTTGAACAGGTTGCCTATGTCATCACCCTTGATCTGCCAGTGTTGATCAGTGTGCGGACCTGGAATGACGATACCAAGAATCATTTGAAGACCTTCAACTTGCAAAAGTGGGTGCTCTCGATTGGCTTTACGCTGGTTGTTTGGGCTGTCAGTGCTTACTTAATCGGCCAGTACACCAATGATCCACGCCCGATTTACGATGGCATGGCCTTCGCGATTTCGTTGACAGGCGGCATTGTTTGCTTCTTGCGTTACAACAATCAATACTTCTGGTGGTTATTCAGCGGCATTGCACAGCTGATTTTGTGGGCGGTCACGTTCGCGCAAGGCGATGCCAGCCTGGCGATGGCCATTAATTCCAGTATTTACGTCATCAATGATATTCTTGCTTTCACGGTCAGCCCATGGTTCAATCGCGGGCGCAAGCAACTTGGTCTAAAGGCACTTTAA
- a CDS encoding cupin domain-containing protein: protein MNDKDQQAGIFGLGAVNSAYQQYFTGKSYLKSLANAFDGVDVHVSNVTFELGCRNNWHIHHNGFQILLVTSGEGWYQAAGEPARLLRPGDVFTIHEGVKHWHGATKDSWFSHVAITKGTSEWLEPVSDQAYAQLREVK, encoded by the coding sequence ATGAACGATAAAGATCAACAAGCAGGCATTTTTGGATTAGGTGCGGTTAATAGCGCGTATCAACAATATTTTACTGGAAAAAGTTATCTGAAAAGTTTAGCAAATGCGTTCGATGGCGTTGACGTGCACGTGTCCAATGTGACTTTTGAACTCGGATGCCGGAATAACTGGCATATTCATCACAATGGCTTTCAAATCTTATTAGTTACGAGTGGTGAAGGTTGGTACCAAGCGGCCGGTGAACCTGCACGCTTATTACGTCCAGGCGATGTCTTCACGATACACGAAGGCGTCAAACACTGGCATGGGGCGACTAAAGATAGTTGGTTTAGTCATGTGGCAATTACCAAGGGGACCAGCGAATGGTTAGAACCAGTCTCTGATCAAGCTTATGCACAGCTACGGGAGGTAAAATAG
- a CDS encoding response regulator transcription factor — MAKILIVEDHKDIQALLQDVLAPTYEVVQALDGIQALTQFHQTHPDLVILDLMLPNVTGESVLTTIRKTSQVPVLVLTAIQDKQKTVALLKQGANDYLTKPFDIDELLARVQVQLRQNKPTTAQEDDALQVGEIVLDPKRHAVTVNHQPLTLPKKEYAILALMMRDPHQVFDKRQLYEQVWGEPFLNADNTLNVHISNLRTKINDLAQNPKYIISIWGIGVRLV; from the coding sequence ATGGCTAAAATTTTAATTGTTGAAGACCACAAAGATATACAAGCGCTGTTACAAGATGTGCTGGCACCGACTTACGAGGTTGTCCAAGCCCTCGATGGGATTCAGGCTTTAACCCAATTTCACCAAACACACCCTGATCTTGTAATTCTCGATCTCATGTTACCGAATGTCACCGGCGAGAGTGTTCTGACCACAATCCGCAAAACTTCGCAAGTCCCGGTCCTTGTTTTGACCGCTATTCAGGATAAGCAGAAAACCGTGGCATTGCTCAAACAAGGAGCTAATGATTATCTAACCAAACCGTTTGACATCGACGAGTTGCTTGCGCGTGTTCAGGTTCAGCTACGTCAAAATAAACCCACCACCGCACAGGAAGATGATGCATTACAAGTTGGCGAAATTGTACTCGATCCAAAACGCCATGCAGTCACCGTCAATCATCAGCCATTGACATTACCTAAAAAAGAATACGCCATATTGGCACTCATGATGCGCGATCCTCATCAAGTGTTTGATAAACGTCAACTTTACGAACAGGTCTGGGGCGAACCTTTTTTAAATGCCGATAACACGCTTAACGTCCACATCAGCAATTTACGAACCAAAATCAACGATCTGGCTCAGAATCCGAAATACATCATTTCGATCTGGGGCATCGGTGTTCGACTCGTTTGA
- a CDS encoding ABC transporter ATP-binding protein: MSEPILTIQQVSKHFGHFQALDHINFTVERGDIFGLIGENGAGKTTLMRLITGLSPMQTGTITLLGENAGHYQRALSRIGAVIESPAAFEKLTVLQNLRLCAIQHGIDDQKVIAETVDFVGLQEKQRTQARHLSLGQRQRLGLALAILPRPDFLILDEPINGLDPSGIMEFRLLLKRLNEERQTTMLISSHILSELYQVSTKFGIIHHGRMIKQLSKTELDQANQSGLTITVDQAPLAAQVLDHNGYKPFDVLDDHHLLLCKGDVDAARVNQLLVTNGVLVQDISHQTGSLEQFYMQLLGQTEKQEANYD; the protein is encoded by the coding sequence ATGAGCGAACCAATATTAACGATTCAACAGGTTAGCAAACATTTCGGCCATTTTCAGGCATTAGATCACATCAACTTTACCGTTGAACGCGGCGATATTTTCGGTTTGATCGGCGAAAACGGGGCAGGGAAAACAACCCTCATGCGACTTATTACGGGACTTTCGCCGATGCAAACAGGGACAATTACGTTATTAGGGGAAAATGCAGGGCACTACCAGCGCGCATTGAGTCGCATTGGTGCTGTGATCGAAAGCCCAGCCGCGTTTGAAAAATTGACCGTCTTACAAAACTTACGTCTCTGCGCCATTCAACACGGCATTGATGATCAAAAAGTGATTGCTGAAACCGTTGATTTTGTGGGTCTTCAGGAAAAACAGCGAACACAAGCACGCCACCTTTCATTAGGCCAGCGGCAACGGTTAGGACTAGCATTGGCTATTTTGCCGCGCCCAGATTTTTTGATCTTGGATGAACCGATTAACGGACTGGATCCATCCGGCATTATGGAATTTCGCCTTCTGCTCAAGCGGTTAAACGAAGAACGGCAAACAACGATGCTGATTTCGAGTCACATTTTGAGTGAGCTTTATCAGGTTTCGACAAAGTTTGGCATTATTCACCATGGCAGAATGATCAAGCAACTGAGCAAGACCGAATTGGATCAAGCGAATCAATCAGGCCTGACCATAACAGTTGATCAAGCGCCTCTAGCCGCGCAGGTACTTGACCACAACGGTTATAAACCTTTCGACGTGCTTGACGATCATCACCTGTTGTTGTGCAAGGGGGATGTTGATGCTGCCCGCGTGAATCAACTATTGGTGACAAATGGCGTCTTGGTTCAAGACATCAGTCATCAGACTGGCTCGCTGGAACAATTCTATATGCAACTGTTGGGTCAGACAGAAAAGCAGGAGGCCAACTATGATTAA
- a CDS encoding SDR family NAD(P)-dependent oxidoreductase, with protein MQAPKRHWTERDMPDLTGRYAVVTGGTSGVGFAMSASLLRHGATVIIIGKNRLKGQAAVETLKQQTQRQLICFIAADLSDQTAVNQLADELLATLPRLDILINNAGVMMPAERTVTRDGVELMWAVNYFAGFMLTLRLSSLLEKTPNARVVNVASIAMGRPHLTFDQFDGRHYRPWTFYANSKLAQAMMAVKLNQLFHEAGQSVMVNGSSPGLAATSLKTIQSRTTAWPMRLAALSFRIMPWLRQSPQRAALPVLYAATDAHAQGGVVYAPASWHGLRGYPGLWSWNSRPELHDQDLLNRLYRASRQVTGV; from the coding sequence ATGCAGGCGCCTAAACGACATTGGACGGAACGCGACATGCCAGATCTTACTGGCCGATATGCGGTCGTCACTGGCGGCACCAGCGGCGTTGGCTTTGCCATGAGCGCGTCCTTGCTGCGACATGGCGCAACTGTGATCATTATTGGGAAAAATCGGCTTAAAGGGCAGGCAGCGGTTGAAACGTTGAAACAGCAAACGCAACGGCAACTGATTTGTTTCATCGCAGCTGACCTGAGTGATCAAACCGCAGTGAATCAGTTGGCAGATGAGCTCCTGGCAACTTTGCCGCGGCTGGATATTTTAATCAATAATGCCGGTGTCATGATGCCGGCTGAGCGCACGGTCACACGTGATGGTGTTGAATTGATGTGGGCGGTTAATTACTTCGCCGGGTTTATGCTCACTTTGCGTCTAAGCTCGTTGTTAGAAAAAACGCCAAATGCCCGGGTGGTGAACGTTGCTTCGATTGCCATGGGTCGGCCGCATTTAACCTTTGATCAATTTGATGGGCGCCATTACCGTCCATGGACGTTTTATGCCAACTCCAAACTAGCTCAGGCGATGATGGCGGTGAAACTCAATCAGCTGTTCCACGAGGCGGGACAATCGGTCATGGTCAATGGTTCGAGCCCGGGATTGGCGGCGACCAGTCTTAAAACCATTCAGTCACGGACAACAGCTTGGCCAATGCGGTTGGCAGCACTGAGTTTTCGCATCATGCCGTGGCTGCGGCAGTCGCCTCAACGAGCAGCATTGCCAGTGCTTTACGCCGCAACGGATGCCCATGCACAAGGCGGTGTCGTGTATGCCCCGGCGTCATGGCACGGGCTGCGCGGTTATCCGGGGCTATGGAGCTGGAACAGTCGCCCCGAATTGCATGATCAGGACTTATTAAATCGGCTTTATCGTGCATCGCGGCAGGTTACCGGAGTTTGA
- a CDS encoding sensor histidine kinase, which yields MLAIIIVLSLICLLVTSLFLLVIIDLRRINHDLDYINHHETNAGVTSNTNLPLIRGLTAGINWNLNKMRKLQIEQIEQEQKIHQMLMDLTHDIKTPLTVATGYVQLLDREPTADAKPFLTRIANNLRSVNYYLHYLMDFNLIQEKTRTLNRKPIDVSTLLKTELFDYYDQLTANGLQVKPDVTDGITLVTDETLLRRIIQNLIGNWLKYAKNQASLSLTRQDANHIVMIFTNDTAEPVRHVERLADRFYTTDTARTTQSVGLGLSIVQSLTTTLSGKMAIDAYDHTFTVKLTFRESTK from the coding sequence ATGCTTGCAATCATTATCGTACTTAGTCTTATTTGTTTGCTGGTGACCAGTCTGTTTTTGCTTGTCATCATCGACCTGAGACGGATCAACCATGATTTAGACTATATCAATCATCACGAGACAAACGCCGGCGTGACCAGTAACACCAACCTTCCTTTGATCCGCGGACTGACTGCTGGGATTAATTGGAATCTCAATAAGATGCGCAAACTGCAGATCGAACAAATCGAGCAAGAACAAAAAATCCATCAGATGCTGATGGATTTGACCCACGATATCAAAACACCGCTCACGGTCGCTACTGGCTACGTTCAGCTGCTTGATCGCGAGCCCACAGCCGACGCCAAGCCCTTTCTAACTCGCATCGCCAATAATTTACGCTCGGTTAACTATTACCTGCACTATCTGATGGACTTCAATCTTATCCAGGAAAAAACGCGCACTTTAAATCGCAAGCCAATTGACGTTTCAACGTTGCTCAAAACAGAACTTTTCGATTATTACGATCAGCTCACTGCCAATGGTTTGCAGGTCAAGCCTGACGTTACCGATGGAATAACCCTTGTCACCGATGAGACCCTATTACGCCGAATTATCCAGAACTTAATCGGTAACTGGCTTAAATACGCTAAAAACCAAGCAAGCCTTTCCCTCACCCGCCAAGATGCCAACCATATCGTCATGATTTTTACAAACGATACGGCAGAGCCGGTTCGCCATGTTGAGCGGTTGGCCGACCGATTTTATACCACTGACACCGCACGAACCACTCAAAGTGTTGGATTAGGGCTGAGCATTGTTCAATCATTGACGACAACGCTTAGTGGCAAAATGGCCATTGATGCGTACGATCACACTTTCACTGTCAAACTGACATTTCGTGAAAGCACAAAATGA
- a CDS encoding carboxymuconolactone decarboxylase family protein, translated as MAKQTAGRKQLGEFAPQFAALNDDVLFGEVWSKEDELSVRDRSLITIACLMTSGDSPQLKAHLRMGKEHGITKKEVVAEITHLAFYAGWPKAWSAFALAKEVYGE; from the coding sequence ATGGCAAAACAAACAGCAGGACGAAAACAATTGGGTGAATTTGCACCACAGTTTGCGGCCCTTAATGATGACGTGTTGTTCGGCGAAGTCTGGTCAAAAGAAGATGAACTATCTGTGCGCGATCGTAGTCTCATTACGATTGCGTGCCTCATGACTAGCGGCGATTCTCCGCAACTAAAGGCACATCTGCGGATGGGCAAGGAGCATGGCATCACCAAGAAAGAAGTGGTTGCTGAAATTACTCATTTAGCTTTTTATGCAGGGTGGCCAAAAGCTTGGTCTGCGTTTGCTCTGGCAAAGGAAGTCTATGGGGAATGA
- a CDS encoding ArsR/SmtB family transcription factor — protein MDIEQRDQTMANIFKVLGEPHRIEILRILYHAGRELTCSEVSAQLNLSKSTVSYHFRAMRLAGLTHTRQVAQTKYLSINETVFERFLPGFLTTL, from the coding sequence ATGGACATCGAACAAAGAGATCAAACAATGGCAAATATTTTTAAAGTCCTTGGCGAACCACATCGTATTGAGATTTTGCGGATACTTTACCACGCGGGACGAGAGCTGACGTGCTCGGAGGTTAGTGCACAGCTTAATTTAAGTAAATCAACGGTCTCGTATCATTTTCGTGCAATGCGATTGGCTGGATTGACCCATACGCGGCAAGTAGCCCAGACCAAGTATTTATCGATCAATGAGACAGTTTTTGAACGGTTCTTACCAGGCTTTTTGACGACGCTTTAA
- a CDS encoding LysR family transcriptional regulator, with protein sequence MELRTLRYLVAIADAGTITAAANKIHISQPALSRQMQELEAELGTKLFQRKRRAISLTANGTYLVNRARQILNLTETAITDITNENIIGGNLAIGLGESHLNRTVLRAVKQLLVAYSSVQLQLYSGNADEIMERLDQGLLDFGVVIDPTDTYKYAFSKINGENLWGLLIPTNDPLASLPGISAPQISGNPLIVSERQSVVEMLQKWAGHHFSESQIVARYNLIYNAGLLAEAGLGYVVGISRLLNQEEMSLKFVPFSPKLATQMALIWTKNTPLSKAAEKFLTFFQQVNNQTS encoded by the coding sequence GTGGAATTAAGAACTTTGCGTTACCTCGTGGCCATTGCGGATGCGGGCACCATCACAGCCGCAGCCAATAAGATTCACATTTCTCAACCCGCCTTGTCCAGACAAATGCAAGAACTTGAAGCCGAGCTTGGCACCAAACTCTTTCAGCGCAAGCGCCGGGCGATCAGTCTAACGGCAAATGGTACCTATTTGGTCAATCGTGCGCGCCAGATTCTTAATCTTACAGAAACTGCAATTACCGATATCACGAATGAAAATATCATCGGTGGCAATTTGGCAATCGGTCTGGGCGAATCCCATCTCAACCGCACCGTCCTGCGCGCCGTTAAACAACTGTTAGTCGCATACTCAAGCGTCCAGCTACAACTTTATAGCGGTAATGCCGACGAAATTATGGAACGACTTGATCAAGGTTTGTTGGACTTTGGCGTTGTGATTGATCCAACTGACACTTACAAATATGCTTTTAGCAAAATTAACGGCGAAAATCTTTGGGGGTTACTTATACCAACTAATGATCCCTTGGCTAGTTTGCCTGGTATCTCCGCCCCTCAGATAAGCGGGAACCCACTCATTGTTTCAGAAAGACAATCGGTCGTAGAAATGTTGCAAAAATGGGCCGGTCATCATTTTTCCGAAAGCCAAATTGTCGCTCGTTACAATTTAATCTATAATGCTGGATTACTTGCAGAGGCGGGATTGGGTTACGTAGTGGGTATCAGTCGGCTCCTGAACCAAGAAGAAATGTCATTAAAGTTTGTGCCCTTTTCGCCTAAGCTTGCGACACAAATGGCGCTCATTTGGACAAAAAATACGCCACTATCAAAAGCAGCAGAGAAGTTTTTGACGTTTTTCCAGCAAGTAAATAACCAGACATCGTAA
- a CDS encoding PHP domain-containing protein gives MAIYDQHMHTLYSFDSEAQLRDYLAQTKAPVVTTEHLEFDNPDDGGRDDLPDYAGMVRTQAALATNYHNELLLGIEAGYFAPAEPRLRDYLAHHDFDLTLLSFHHDGKHDYLDTQIATLPPKQVLTDYFSRMLTGIQRFHDADVLAHFDYGVRQFELTPEQLEAWGKAALDQIFAIAVDHDLALELNTKSMYKWHNAPLYDLAITWYQAAGGHLFTIGSDAHEGPHYEANFAQALAMLKRHGVKEIATYRHHKRTMVPIEPPVTDANNVY, from the coding sequence GTGGCGATTTACGATCAACACATGCACACTTTATACTCATTTGACTCTGAAGCCCAATTGCGCGATTATCTGGCGCAAACCAAGGCGCCGGTTGTGACCACCGAACATCTGGAATTCGATAATCCTGACGATGGCGGGCGCGATGATCTACCGGATTATGCCGGGATGGTACGGACTCAAGCAGCCCTTGCCACGAATTATCATAATGAGTTGCTGCTGGGTATTGAGGCCGGCTATTTTGCCCCAGCCGAACCGCGACTGCGCGACTACTTGGCGCATCATGACTTTGACCTCACGTTGTTGAGCTTCCATCATGATGGCAAACATGATTATTTGGACACGCAAATCGCAACACTACCACCCAAGCAAGTGTTGACGGACTATTTTTCACGGATGCTAACGGGTATTCAACGTTTTCATGATGCAGACGTGCTGGCTCACTTTGACTATGGCGTGCGCCAGTTTGAATTAACCCCGGAGCAGTTAGAAGCGTGGGGAAAAGCGGCCCTCGATCAGATTTTTGCGATTGCCGTGGATCATGACTTGGCGTTAGAACTAAACACAAAATCCATGTACAAGTGGCATAATGCGCCTTTGTATGATCTGGCCATCACTTGGTATCAAGCGGCAGGTGGGCATTTGTTTACAATCGGCAGCGATGCCCACGAAGGTCCGCACTATGAGGCTAACTTTGCGCAGGCGTTGGCCATGCTCAAACGTCATGGCGTCAAAGAAATCGCCACCTACCGTCATCACAAGCGAACCATGGTGCCTATCGAACCGCCAGTGACTGATGCGAATAATGTGTATTGA